In one window of Microtus pennsylvanicus isolate mMicPen1 chromosome 2, mMicPen1.hap1, whole genome shotgun sequence DNA:
- the Cd93 gene encoding complement component C1q receptor — MATSTGLLLLLLLGQSWAGAAADSEAVVCEGTACYTAHWGKLNAAEAQNRCKENGGNLATVKSEEEARHVQQALAQLLKTKPPLEAKVGKFWIGLQREKGKCTYHDLPMKGFSWVGGGEDTAYSNWYKESKKSCTSKRCVSLILDLSLTPHPSHLPKWYESLCGTPESPGNIDGFLCKFNFKGMCSPLSLGGPGQVTYTTPFQATTSSLEAVPFASAANVACGDEAESKTYYFLCKEKTETPGVFHWGSSGPLCFSPKFGCSFNNGGCQQECFEGGEGSFRCGCRPGFRLEDDLVTCVSRDPCSSNPCTGGGSCHHVPLSENYTCQCPSGYQLDSSQVNCVDIDECQNSPCTQECINTPGDFQCKCWVGYQSRDPKGEACKDVDECAAAHSPCAHHCHNTDGSFFCSCKNGYRESEEDSTQCEDIDECLDSRVSACDTLCFNLEGSFRCGCPPGWELAPNGVSCINGTVSLEPSTRPPQKEGEGDIKGSTVPPPEMPSSSRGSENVSKGGPTTGHPSFPSDPPTTSVPQEISVSSEASGVWMELGTYLPMTTGHSKPTHEDSVSAHSDSDTDGQKLLLFYILGTVVAISLLLALALGLLIYRKRRARKEEIKKKKKPQNAADSYSWVPERAESRALENQYSPTPGTDC; from the exons ATGGCCACCTCAACAggtttgttgctgctgctgctgctcggCCAGTCCTGGGCAGGGGCTGCTGCTGATTCAGAGGCTGTCGTGTGTGAGGGGACTGCCTGCTATACTGCCCACTGGGGAAAGCTGAACGCCGCTGAAGCCCAGAACCGCTGCAAGGAGAATGGAGGCAATCTAGCCACAGTGAAGAGCGAGGAGGAGGCCCGGCATGTCCAGCAAGCTCTGGCTCAGCTCTTGAAGACCAAGCCACCCTTGGAAGCCAAGGTGGGCAAATTCTGGATCGGGCTCCAGCGAGAAAAGGGCAAGTGTACGTACCATGATTTGCCAATGAAGGGCTTCAGTTGGGTGGGTGGTGGAGAGGACACAGCTTATTCAAACTGGTACAAAGAGAGCAAGAAATCCTGCACCTCTAAGCGTTGTGTGTCCCTGATACTGGACCTATCCTTGACACCTCACCCCAGCCATCTCCCCAAATGGTATGAGAGCCTCTGCGGGACTCCTGAGAGTCCAGGTAACATTGATGGTTTCTTGTGCAAGTTCAACTTCAAAGGCATGTGCAGTCCCCTCTCTCTGGGTGGTCCAGGCCAGGTGACCTATACCACCCCTTTCCAGGCCACCACCTCCTCCCTGGAGGCTGTGCCTTTTGCCTCTGCTGCCAATGTAGCCTGTGGGGATGAGGCTGAGAGTAAGacctactacttcctgtgcaaGGAAAAGACTGAGACTCCGGGCGTATTCCACTGGGGCAGCTCAGGCCCCCTCTGTTTCAGCCCCAAGTTTGGCTGCAGTTTCAACAATGGGGGCTGCCAGCAGGAATGCTTTGAAGGTGGGGAAGGATCCTTCCGCTGTGGCTGCCGGCCTGGATTCCGACTGGAGGATGACCTAGTAACTTGTGTTTCTCGGGACCCCTGTAGCTCCAACCCATGCACAGGAGGGGGCTCATGCCATCATGTACCCCTCAGCGAAAACTACACATGCCAGTGTCCCAGTGGCTACCAGCTGGACTCTAGCCAAGTGAACTGTGTGGATATAGACGAGTGCCAGAACTCCCCCTGTACCCAGGAATGTATCAACACTCCTGGGGACTTCCAATGTAAATGTTGGGTGGGCTACCAATCCCGTGACCCTAAAGGGGAGGCCTGTAAGGATGTGGATGAATGTGCCGCTGCCCACTCACCCTGTGCCCATCACTGCCATAACACTGATGGTTCTTTCTTCTGCTCCTGTAAAAATGGCTATCGCGAGTCTGAAGAAGACAGTACCCAATGTGAGGATATAGATGAGTGTTTGGACTCCAGGGTCAGTGCGTGTGACACCCTGTGCTTCAACTTGGAAGGTTCCTTCCGATGTGGCTGCCCACCAGGCTGGGAGCTGGCTCCTAATGGGGTCTCTTGTATCAATGGCACTGTGTCTTTAGAACCATCAACTAGGCCTCCCCAAAAGGAAGGCGAAGGTGACATAAAGGGGAGTACTGTGCCTCCTCCTGAAATGCCCAgttcttccagaggctctgagaATGTCTCCAAGGGAGGACCCACCACAGGGCATCCCTCCTTCCCATCAGATCCCCCCACGACCTCTGTTCCACAAGAAATATCAGTCTCTAGTGAGGCATCTGGAGTCTGGATGGAGCTGGGTACATACCTCCCCATGACCACTGGCCACAGCAAGCCCACACATGAAGATTCTGTGTCGGCCCACAGTGACAGCGACACCGATGGGCAGAAGCTGCTTCTGTTCTACATCTTGGGCACTGTGGTGGCCATCTCACTCTTGCTGGCTCTGGCCTTAGGGCTTCTCATTTATCGTAAACGGAGAGCCAGGAAGGAggagataaaaaagaagaagaagccccAGAATGCAGCTGACAGCTATTCCTGGGTTCCAGAGCGAGCTGAGAGCCGAGCCCTGGAGAACCAATACAG ccCAACACCTGGGACAGACTGCTGA